The genomic segment ACATTTTCAGTAATGGCAAATGCAATAACTTATGATACACCTGAAGAAATAATAGGACGAATCCAGATGGAAATGAGACACAAATAAACAAAACAGGAAGGTACAATTCTTAAACCTTCCTGTTTTTTTATATTTCTTTATTCACGGATATTCACTAAAATACTGCCTTTAGCATAACGCCTACTTTGTAATCACTCTGATTCCTTTCCCCCATACTGTATTCTCCGTTTAAAAAGATTCCGTAACGGTCTTCTATTTCAGTACCTATAATTGCTCTTGTTTTGAATAATCCTTTTTCTTCCTGCGCTTTTGCCAGATTATGATAAGCGTCTTCCACTGCAATAAGTCTTGCACTTTCCTGATTATTAAAATCTGCCAGTTCATATTCATAAGCTATATCAAGAGCTCCTTTTAGTTTCCAGCCGCTCTTGCTTTCATTTCCGGAAACTTTCACTTCTATACCTGCTCTGGGTTTTGCGCTCCACGCATCATTGCCTTCCACTTCCAGAGCTTCCAGCCCGTCTTCCTGAAATGTCGGTCTTGTCACATACATAAGCTTAAACCCTGCATAAGGAGATATGTTTATATTCTTTCCGGATACTATTTCTTTTGCCAGTTTATTATCGCTTGTTATACTGTATGTTTCATAACTTCCGTTTAATTCAGATATCCCGTCAGACCAGTTTATATTTCTGTCTATATTATGCATACTTGCCCTTCCGGTAATATCATTTCTAAGTGTCCATCCATCTGCGGAATACTTGTTATGACCGCCGATCTGTAATGTGTCCGCCCATTCTTCACTGCTGTTATTATCATCCATTTCAAATGAAGTATGCAGATATCCCAGTGAATATCCAAATGTATGTCTGTATGTTCTTTCTACTTCACGCAGTGCAAGAACTCCTGCTGTTTCATATGTATAATCCTCTATTCCGTCTGTATCTTCTTTTGTTCTGCCTTTTCCGGCTATAACATTTATCTTAACATTTTCTTTTGTATTATTTTTCGAATCCTGTAATAAATAAAGTGAATTTTCAAATATTTCTGCTATATCTTCTTCTCTCTGATTTATATTTGCATAGACATTTCCACCCAGACTGCCCATTATATGGTCGAATTCTTCCGCAGTTTTTATATTGTCTATTTTATCATAAATTTTTAGTGCATTCCCTTTGGCATCTGTATATTTCTGATCCAATGCCCCGGAAAAATCACTGTACCATTTATTTTTTGAGAGATCTTTATAATCCAGCTTCTGCATCCATATTGTTACACCGCCTGAATCACTTATCACCGGTATTGCATCCCATGTAAACGAGTCACTTATTACTGATATTTTATTAGTATTCAGTCCGCCGTATGGTGTTAACGGATTAAATACATTCTCCAGTTTATATGCTGTTGCATTTGTTCCCTGTGAAAAACTATTCGTTATTGTAACAGGCCCTTCTATATCAAATGACGGTGCATTAAACTGTACTGCATTTGATACAAGAAATTTTCCGTTTATATCACTTAATTCATAGTCACTGCCGGTCATTTCTGATGCTTCCGGCTTTCTTACAGTACTTGGATCCACTTTTACTATTACATTTACTCCATTTGTTTCGAATTTTTCATTTACATTTATTATTCCTGCGTTTATAATACTCGGAAGCTGGTATCTTGTGCTTTCTCCATAAAGTACACTTTGTCCGTTTAGCCCGTTCAGATTTATCGTACCTTCATTTTCAAGGATCGAATTAGTCCCGATTTGTATTCCTGTTCCGTTATCGCCGTTTATTGTTATTACTCCGTTATTATACACATAGGAATAATCTGTTACATACATTCCTATTCCTGACTTACCATTTATAATTATCTGGCCGTCATTAATAATAGCCGCTCCTCTTCTTCCGGCCATTCCTACTGAATCATCCCCTGATAATATTATTCTTCCGTTATTTTTGAATGTTCCGTTTTCTATAAATATACCCATTGCCCCGTAAGCCGTCGATTCTATAAGTCCCGTATTTTCTGCATCTGTAGTATTACCGTCAGAATAAATTCCTACTGAATTTGCTCCTAATTTTATGTTGCCTGTATTTTTTATTTCGGAAGCTTTTCCATATATTCCTATTGCATATGTACTTTGTGTTATATCATTAGGATTTATTATTGAATCTCCCAAAATCATGTCTCCATTATTCATTATTTTGGAATTTTCCCCGTAAATACCTATAACCCCTGTATTCCCTGCAGCATCAAGCAGTCCGCTGTTATTTACTTCACCGTTTTTAGCGTAGAAAAATACTGCATCTGATCCGCTTCCGCTTATTCTGGCACTATTATTTGCTGTTCCTTTATCACTGTAAAAACCTATTCCTTTTTCCCCGACATTCAGGTCTGCGAGGTTATTTACCATTGTTCCGGCATCCTGTACATATACCAGTACACTGTCTTTTCCTGCATGTATATCGCTACTGTTATTTGTTACAGCTGCACCGTTTGCAGCATAAATTGCCACAGCATTTTCTGCTCCTACTTTTATTAAAGTATTGCTTCCTGTTACAAGACTTCCGCCGTTCAGATATACACCTGCCGATCCGTCTCCCAGTACGATGCTTCCATTTGTTGTTATTGTATCAGTTCCATAAATTCCTATTACATTACTTCCGCCGTTTATTACAGAATTATTATTTATTTTCGTTCCGGCAGTTCCGAATATTCCTATCTGAGAATCACTATTTACATCACTACTGTTTCCTAATGTTATAGTACCGTCATTATCCACAGTTGTTGTTCCCAGAAGTATTCCGCCTGTATTCTCAGATGAAGCATATATACCTGTTCCCAAGCTTGAATTTACATTTATTATTCCGTTATTTTTCACTGTTACATTTCCAGATGATGTAAGCTGTGAAAATATCCCGGTACCTGTACTATTTACATTTAATATTCCTGTATTATCTGCACTTGTGTTTTCCAGTACAAGACCTTTTGCAGATGTACCGTTTATATTTATTTTTGTATTATTCGTATATACTGTTCCAAGATTTTTTACATATATTCCGTTTCCGCTGTCTTCTGCATTTATTGTAATATCTCCGTTTACAGCTCCTGTATTCCCTGTTATAAATATCCCAACGGAACTGTTTTTCACATTCAGCACAGCCGGACTTAATACATTTAACACACTGTTCTCAAGGTTTATATATGGTTTTGCCCCGTCAGATATCTGATCTGCAAGTTTATAATTTATTACAGTATTATTTTTCCCGTATAAAAGACTCCCATTTGAAACATCAAAATTTCCGCCGTTTAGGTTTATTATGCTGTTATCTCCCACAAAGGCTGTTCCGCCCTGTCCTGTTTTTATATTTCCGCTGTTTGTTACGGTACTGTCTTTAGCATATATTCCCACTGAATAATCGCTTCCTGATGTATCTCCTATCTCTATGTTCCCTGTATTTGTTATATCGGAATTTTCTCCGTATATTCCAAAACTTCCGTTTCCAAGATTAATTGTTCCGAAATTATTTACTTTTGTATTTACTGCATTATCATAAACACTGTATATTCCTGTATTCTTTGAAGTCCCCGAAATAACTGCTCCGTTATTTTCAATCAGAGCTGCTCCTTTGCCGTAAAGAGCCTGCGAATTCGAACCATTCATCTGTATCTGCCCTGAATTTCGAAGTTCTGTATGTTCTATAGCAGAATTCCCCTCTCCGTAAAGTCCCACTCCTTCATTTCCAAGAATAATCATTCCGGCTGTTTCATTTATTCCTCTTGCATTTTTCAGATATACTGCTATTCCTTTTGAAGAGTTCGTAAGATCTATTTTTCCGAAGTTGTTTGCTTCGTAAGTATTTGTGCCAACTGTTTTATATCCCTCGGCTATAAGCGCTATTATATTATCAGATGAAGGATTTGTAACTAATGTGGAACCTGAAAGATTATTAATTTCACCATTGACCACATAACCTGCCGATCCGTTCCCCAGGACTATTCCCGGCGCATTTATATTTAACACACCGTTTGCCAGTCTGCTTCTTATTACAAAAGCTCCTGCTGATGAACTTATTGTTCCTGTTCCGTTATCATTTATTACAGAACCGTTATCACCCCAGATTCCTATTCCCGAACCGTCAAATACCATGCTGCTTCCGCTGCCGAATGTAAATTCTCCGTTTCCTTCTACATATACTCCGACTCCGTTTACACCTACAAGGTGTATTTTCCCTCCAGAAGCCAGTGTCACTTCCGAACCGCTTTTTACAAAAATTCCTGTTCCTGCTGCCGTCCCGTTTCCTACAGTTATTTCTCCGTTATATGTTAGTGTACTTCCAGTATTACCACCAGCGTAGAGTCCGACTCCGTTGGCTCCGGCAGTAAGTTTATTTGATATTGTACTGCTTATATTCTGGTCTCCTGTATACATTGCCACTCCGTAGTACTTATCAGTACCGTTTACTACTGTGTCACCGACACTTATATCTCCGGTATAACTGTAATTATTCGTACCAAGTATGGCAAGTCCTATTTGACCGTTACCTCCTGTTATATTCATGTTAATTTTAGAATTACTTATTTCAGTATTTTTACCGGCAATAATTATTCCGTAACCAGTTATGTTTCCGAGATTACTCCCTGTAAGCCCCGCATTTTCAGTTATATAATAAGCAATATTTGTCTGGTTTGCAGTTCCAAGCTTTATAACTGCTCCTGTTGTTGTTACTAATGCTTCCTGACCTTTTGCATATATTGCGGTCCTGTCTCCTGTTGTGCTTAAAGTCGTATCTCCCAGATTTATAGTTCCTATTCCCGTTACCTTTACATTTTCTGAATATATTCCGATACTTTCCTTATCTTTCACATTTATCAGTCCGGAATTATTTATTATATATGATTTACCTGCTATGCTTCTCAGATTTATACCATATATACCGGCACTTTCCTGACTATTTACATTTATTACGGCACTTCCATCCTGTATAAGGGAAATTCCGCTTAATCCGTTTTTGGCAGGATTAACACTATCTTCTGATAATCCGTACATTCCCACAGAGTTATCCCCGTTTATATTTATAATTCCTTTGTTTACAGCATCTGTTTCCTCTATTGCATAAAAACCAGCCGAATTTTTATCTGAAAGATTTATTTTCCCGTTCAGGTCATTTAGTATATTTCCGTACTTACTGTATAATGCCATGGCACCGTCATTCGATCTTCCGGTCATTGTAATTGTTCCGTAATTATTTGACGCAGTCTTACTTTTATTCAAAGCTGCTGCTGTATTATCCTTTGAAAATGACTGAAGTCCGATTTTTGTATTCATTACCAGTCCTGATATCCCCGTAGATCCTGTAGTACTGTCAGTAACACTGTTTTTTATAATACCGTTTTCAGCTATAAAAGGTATTATATCCTGCCCCACTGCCGCTCCGTTTGGATTTATCAGAAAGTCCGTGAGATAAGTGTCATTTATATTTATATCACCATTATTAGAAACATACGCAAAAGTGACACTGTCTCCCAGTGATGTAAATTCAACATTAGAAAACACATCTGTAGTTATTGTCCCTGAATTTGAGTAACCAAGTACAGAATTTTTACCTAAGTCTGCTTTTAAAGCTTTTATATTAAATATTCCCGAAGAACCGCCAAAATTTTTGTTAGCTCCTGTTATTCCTATTCTGTCACGATAATTATGCAGAAGTGCTATCCCGCTTTCTCCTACTTTTACCGATGCCATCTCTTTTGGATAATTCACAGGGTCATAATAACTATCCTTATAAAATACAGCTTTGGCAATCCCGTCAGAATAAATTCCAATTGCAGTATAATCAGCGGTACTATTCCCGGTTTCCACAGCTGCATATATTGATGCACTTGTTATTGTACTCACAGGAGCAGCCGGAGTAAAAATTCCCCTGCTCTGCTCAAGCCATATTCCTGTTCCCCCGTCTCCTGCTTTAATCAGTGCATTCTGTGCAAAATCTGTTACTTCTACTACTTTTGAGTATACATTCAGATAACATGTACTTCTTCCGCAGTTTGCACTTGTATCAAAAGTTTCCCCCTGTGCAAGCCAGTTTGCGGCTGTTACGGCGACTCCTGTTCCGTCATCCAGAAAGTGACGTTCTTTTTCATTTTTATTTATATTGCTTAACTGAGCACCATTTACTCCGTAAAGAGCAACTGTTCCTTCGTATTTCGTCTCAATAAGTCCGTTATTTGTGAATTTTGCAGTGGTACCGTCTTCATTGGTTACCAGTACACCATGTGAACCTTTTCCATCTGCTGTAATACTTCCATAGCCGTAATTCAGGGGCTGGGAAGTTCTGTCATTATTTGTTGCAGTTCCGCTTCTTACATAGAATCCTGCTGAATTATCATTATTTATAGTGATTATAGCTGAATTCTCAAGAGTTGCCCCTTTGTCTACATAACCCGCAGCTGACATTTGAGAATTAACAGTTATTTCAGCAGCCTGCCCGCCTTCGGCAGCAACATGCCATTTTCCTGTATTAGAATCATACACTCCGACATTATAACTTGAATTTACCATATTTCTTACAGATCCGTTATCTCTGGCAACTATTCCATAGTTATTATCACCGTAAATACTGATATCCCCGACATTGGTTACCGAACCTTCGCCTTCTGCTCTGAGACCTGAGCTTTCTACAGCATTATCCCAGATATTTATTTCAGCATAGTTCGTAGAGCCGCCACGTCGGTTTTGCTCGAATATCTGAATAGCCGTAGTCGAAGGATCGTCGAATGCTATTGCATAATCAATGATTGCCTGGCTTGTATACATTCCAGTTGCTCTTTCTATTTTATTTATATCTCCCACGGAAACCAAATTCCCGCTTTCATCATAAATAGTATTCCCATTTGTGTTATCCTGTATAAAAGTTCCCGCTGAAGGGATAGTCCCTATATTTATTACTCCGTAGTTTGCAATAGAATGAATTGCTTTTTTTATTGCAAAACCTGTAGCTTCATCACCAAGTACATTAATTGTACCTTTATTTATGATACTCGATGTTTCCGAACCATACGTGCTTATTCCGAAATTATACCCCATATCATTCCCTGCATATGGGGAAGTCATCATCCCATAACTTCTCGAACCGTAAACATCTATTGTCCCAAGACTCTGTGCAAAAAATCTTACATTTTTCTGATCATAATCATTATCTGTGTATGTATAGCCGCCGTCATAACTAGTTCTTGGCGCCACTGCTGACGAAGGTTTCTTTCCATCCTGATTATAGTCCAGATCCACATCCGGCATCAAAAGAAATCCGGCACTATTTGGCGATTTCATTGTTATTGTCCCGTAATTATTCATTCTGACCTGAATATTGCTTGAACCTGACGGTATATAACCAAAACCTATCTGTTTTGTATAAATTCCGCCGCCTGTTTTCTGTTCTCCGGTTATAGTTCCGTAATTATATGCTGTCCACTCATGTGTCTTATAAAACGAAGTTTTTACATTATTAGGTGAAACAGCTATCCCTGCTACATTTGATTCTCTTAATGATGTCGAGGCATTTGGATTGGTTGTCGTCCCGTGCATTGCTACACCGTGATAAACAGATATTACACTCGCGTTCTGTCTTTCTATAGAAGAATTTCCTACGAGATACGCTATGTAATTATTTTCTGCCCTGAATCCTATATCGTATGCAGATGAAGAAGTCAAAACTTCTCCCGTGGAAACCATTTTATTACCAGTAACAGTAACATCTTTGGGATTCGACTGTATATTTAATTTCAGGTTAAATACTTTTACATCATTTAAAGGCACCTGCGGCGCTTCCAGACTCGTAATCAGATTAATATCTTTTTCTTCTACAGTTACCGGGGCAATTTGAAGAGAAGGAATTGTTATATCTATATCAATTTCAGGCTTTACTGCATTAACAAACTCAGGACTTCTGGCTGTAGTTTTTATTGGTACTGTATTATCCACTATTACAGGTGTAAAGTTCGCGACTCTGTTTATAGAAAAATTCTCTATTTCCCTCACCGGTACATATATTCCCAGATTCAATGATTTAGCTTCTCTGTCAGCGGTTTTAAATTCATTGAATTTTTCTCCGCCTCTGTTTTCGTCACTATAAAATAACGAAAAAAAGACCTGCCATTCTAAATACTCAGGTTTAATTACATAGTCATTTTGTGCATACAAATCTTTTAATTCTTTATTTCTCTTATTGAGAATATTCTCAATCAATTTATAATTTTTGCTGTTTGATTTATTTTTTTCTATATTTTCAGTAATACTTTTGTATAAACTGCTGCTGCTTTTATTTTCCACCTTTTTAACAGGCATAGCAAAAGTAGATGCAATTGCATTCAATGCCAAAAACATTAATAATTTTTTATTCATTTTTACTTTTAAACTCCTTAATTCTTCAAGTATCTTGCATACCTTTTAAAATATTTCACTTTTAATAAAGCTGATTATTTTTCTTTTTTTAATATCATTCTGCTAAAGATAATATTCTGTTTCCGTTTCATTTTTATACCAAAATTAAATAAAATCCTGTTTCACTATCTGATCTGTTTTTAAATTTAAACTCCAAAGCAATTTTAAAAATAAAAACATATTCAATTAAGTGTTTCAAACAAAAATAAATTTCTGTTTTCATATGCTGTTTAACGTCAGTACAAACAACCAATCAATTACTTTATTGGTATTAAATTATATTCTTATTCTTATAATTTGTCAACGTATTTTTTTATAATTCATCATGAAAATTTTAATAACCTGAGAAAATTTCAATGCTGTTATTATCTACAAATATTTCAACATTGTATTCGCTTTATTATAATTTCTTTCTATACCTAAAATATGCTATAATTCAATAAAAAATGTAGGGAGTCTGTATGAACCATTATTATTCGGAAAAACCATCTTCAAAGTCTGATATAAAAGAAATAGAATTTCAGCTTTTAAATAAAAACTTTACCTTCTTAACTGACAGCGGTGTATTTTCAAAAAATAAAATAGATTTTGGAAGCGAACTTATGCTGAAAACCTTCCTTAAACATAACAATCTCAAAAAGGGAAAATTCCTTGATATCGGCTGCGGCTACGGCCCTGTAGGGATTATTGCCAAGAGTTTTATTCCTGAACTGGATATTTATTTATCTGATGTAAATGAAAGAGCATTAGAACTTGCCGAGAAAAATTTAAAACTTAATAATATCACAGAATATAATATTATAAAATCTTATATTTTTGATAATATCCATGAAAACTTTGACTGTATATTATCTAATCCTCCTATCCGTGCAGGAAAAGATGTAATTTTCAAAATTTATGAAGAATCATGGAAACATCTGAATAATAATGGCATCTTTTACTGTGTTCTGCAAACAAAACACGGTG from the Sebaldella sp. S0638 genome contains:
- a CDS encoding autotransporter domain-containing protein, giving the protein MNKKLLMFLALNAIASTFAMPVKKVENKSSSSLYKSITENIEKNKSNSKNYKLIENILNKRNKELKDLYAQNDYVIKPEYLEWQVFFSLFYSDENRGGEKFNEFKTADREAKSLNLGIYVPVREIENFSINRVANFTPVIVDNTVPIKTTARSPEFVNAVKPEIDIDITIPSLQIAPVTVEEKDINLITSLEAPQVPLNDVKVFNLKLNIQSNPKDVTVTGNKMVSTGEVLTSSSAYDIGFRAENNYIAYLVGNSSIERQNASVISVYHGVAMHGTTTNPNASTSLRESNVAGIAVSPNNVKTSFYKTHEWTAYNYGTITGEQKTGGGIYTKQIGFGYIPSGSSNIQVRMNNYGTITMKSPNSAGFLLMPDVDLDYNQDGKKPSSAVAPRTSYDGGYTYTDNDYDQKNVRFFAQSLGTIDVYGSRSYGMMTSPYAGNDMGYNFGISTYGSETSSIINKGTINVLGDEATGFAIKKAIHSIANYGVINIGTIPSAGTFIQDNTNGNTIYDESGNLVSVGDINKIERATGMYTSQAIIDYAIAFDDPSTTAIQIFEQNRRGGSTNYAEINIWDNAVESSGLRAEGEGSVTNVGDISIYGDNNYGIVARDNGSVRNMVNSSYNVGVYDSNTGKWHVAAEGGQAAEITVNSQMSAAGYVDKGATLENSAIITINNDNSAGFYVRSGTATNNDRTSQPLNYGYGSITADGKGSHGVLVTNEDGTTAKFTNNGLIETKYEGTVALYGVNGAQLSNINKNEKERHFLDDGTGVAVTAANWLAQGETFDTSANCGRSTCYLNVYSKVVEVTDFAQNALIKAGDGGTGIWLEQSRGIFTPAAPVSTITSASIYAAVETGNSTADYTAIGIYSDGIAKAVFYKDSYYDPVNYPKEMASVKVGESGIALLHNYRDRIGITGANKNFGGSSGIFNIKALKADLGKNSVLGYSNSGTITTDVFSNVEFTSLGDSVTFAYVSNNGDININDTYLTDFLINPNGAAVGQDIIPFIAENGIIKNSVTDSTTGSTGISGLVMNTKIGLQSFSKDNTAAALNKSKTASNNYGTITMTGRSNDGAMALYSKYGNILNDLNGKINLSDKNSAGFYAIEETDAVNKGIININGDNSVGMYGLSEDSVNPAKNGLSGISLIQDGSAVINVNSQESAGIYGINLRSIAGKSYIINNSGLINVKDKESIGIYSENVKVTGIGTINLGDTTLSTTGDRTAIYAKGQEALVTTTGAVIKLGTANQTNIAYYITENAGLTGSNLGNITGYGIIIAGKNTEISNSKINMNITGGNGQIGLAILGTNNYSYTGDISVGDTVVNGTDKYYGVAMYTGDQNISSTISNKLTAGANGVGLYAGGNTGSTLTYNGEITVGNGTAAGTGIFVKSGSEVTLASGGKIHLVGVNGVGVYVEGNGEFTFGSGSSMVFDGSGIGIWGDNGSVINDNGTGTISSSAGAFVIRSRLANGVLNINAPGIVLGNGSAGYVVNGEINNLSGSTLVTNPSSDNIIALIAEGYKTVGTNTYEANNFGKIDLTNSSKGIAVYLKNARGINETAGMIILGNEGVGLYGEGNSAIEHTELRNSGQIQMNGSNSQALYGKGAALIENNGAVISGTSKNTGIYSVYDNAVNTKVNNFGTINLGNGSFGIYGENSDITNTGNIEIGDTSGSDYSVGIYAKDSTVTNSGNIKTGQGGTAFVGDNSIINLNGGNFDVSNGSLLYGKNNTVINYKLADQISDGAKPYINLENSVLNVLSPAVLNVKNSSVGIFITGNTGAVNGDITINAEDSGNGIYVKNLGTVYTNNTKININGTSAKGLVLENTSADNTGILNVNSTGTGIFSQLTSSGNVTVKNNGIINVNSSLGTGIYASSENTGGILLGTTTVDNDGTITLGNSSDVNSDSQIGIFGTAGTKINNNSVINGGSNVIGIYGTDTITTNGSIVLGDGSAGVYLNGGSLVTGSNTLIKVGAENAVAIYAANGAAVTNNSSDIHAGKDSVLVYVQDAGTMVNNLADLNVGEKGIGFYSDKGTANNSARISGSGSDAVFFYAKNGEVNNSGLLDAAGNTGVIGIYGENSKIMNNGDMILGDSIINPNDITQSTYAIGIYGKASEIKNTGNIKLGANSVGIYSDGNTTDAENTGLIESTAYGAMGIFIENGTFKNNGRIILSGDDSVGMAGRRGAAIINDGQIIINGKSGIGMYVTDYSYVYNNGVITINGDNGTGIQIGTNSILENEGTINLNGLNGQSVLYGESTRYQLPSIINAGIINVNEKFETNGVNVIVKVDPSTVRKPEASEMTGSDYELSDINGKFLVSNAVQFNAPSFDIEGPVTITNSFSQGTNATAYKLENVFNPLTPYGGLNTNKISVISDSFTWDAIPVISDSGGVTIWMQKLDYKDLSKNKWYSDFSGALDQKYTDAKGNALKIYDKIDNIKTAEEFDHIMGSLGGNVYANINQREEDIAEIFENSLYLLQDSKNNTKENVKINVIAGKGRTKEDTDGIEDYTYETAGVLALREVERTYRHTFGYSLGYLHTSFEMDDNNSSEEWADTLQIGGHNKYSADGWTLRNDITGRASMHNIDRNINWSDGISELNGSYETYSITSDNKLAKEIVSGKNINISPYAGFKLMYVTRPTFQEDGLEALEVEGNDAWSAKPRAGIEVKVSGNESKSGWKLKGALDIAYEYELADFNNQESARLIAVEDAYHNLAKAQEEKGLFKTRAIIGTEIEDRYGIFLNGEYSMGERNQSDYKVGVMLKAVF
- a CDS encoding class I SAM-dependent methyltransferase: MNHYYSEKPSSKSDIKEIEFQLLNKNFTFLTDSGVFSKNKIDFGSELMLKTFLKHNNLKKGKFLDIGCGYGPVGIIAKSFIPELDIYLSDVNERALELAEKNLKLNNITEYNIIKSYIFDNIHENFDCILSNPPIRAGKDVIFKIYEESWKHLNNNGIFYCVLQTKHGAKSTFKKLEEVFGNCETLNIDAGYRILFSKK